The Pseudomonadota bacterium genomic sequence CATCATAGCAGCGCTCCGGGGGTGTATCCAGGGTCTTTACGTGCATCGGCACGTGGCCGGGATTCTGCCCCGGAACGTCATCCGATGGCTTGCAACCGGGGGTGCGTTGCACTAGCATAACGACGCCCGGATCGAGGGTAATCAACGACGCCGCTTCGCGCATTCGGCGTCATGATCGGAGAAGAAAATGGCACGATTCGCACGAACCACCATTTCCGTCGTCGTCCTGGCCGCACTGTTCGCCTTCGCGCCCACGGCGATCGCCGAGGATGCCGCCGGCGACAATGGGGACTCCGAGGGCGCCTCCGCGGAGCTCTCCGTCGGTGGCGACGCGCTCGAACCCGATGCGAAGGAGGGCGGACGGCCCACGCACCGGCAGTTCAACCTGCACTTCGCGGGCGGCGTGCTGTTCGGCCTGGGCGACGATCTCTCGGACGCGGGCCACGGCGACATCGGCGGCCAGGCGGCCGTCGGCCTGGACATCGTGCTGGTCGAGCCGCTCGCCCTCTCCATCATGGGCGGCTTCAACCCGATGGCCGAGAACGACGACGAGAGCAAGGCGGCGCTCAGGAGCGTCTTCATCGGCGCCGGCCTCATGCTCCGCATGTTCTCGAGCGACGAGGGCGCGCTGTTCGACGGCGGCACCGCGGCCGGCAGCCTCTGGCTGGACGCGCACATCGACTACTTCGCGCACAAGCTCCAGGACCACGGCGGGTACGACATCGGCCTCGGCTACGAGTTCGCGCTCTGGAAGGACGTGAACCTCGGGCCCTACGTGCGCTTCCAGCACGTGGCGTGGGGCGAGGGGCTCAACTTCATGGAGATCGCGGTCGGCCTCATGCTCTCGTTCGGCGGCACGACCGGCCCGGACGACAGGGACGGCGACGGCATCCTGGATCCGGACGACAAGTGCCCGGACGAGGCCGAGGACAAGGACGGCTTCGAGGACGCGGACGGCTGCCCGGACACGGACAACGACAAGGACGGCGTGCTCGACGCCGACGACAAGTGCCCGGACGTCGCCGGGATCCCGGAGAAGCAGGGCTGCCCGAACGACGACAACGACGCCGACGGCATCCTGAACGACGTCGACAAGTGCCCGGACGAGGCCGAGGACGTCGACGAGTTCGAGGACGAGGACGGCTGCCCCGAGGCCGACAACGACCAGGACGGCGTGCTCGACGCCGACGACAAGTGCCCGACCGAGAAGGAGGACATGGACGGCTTCGAGGACGCGGACGGCTGCCCCGATAACGACAACGACGGCGACGGCATCCCGGACGCGACCGACCAGTGCCCCAACGAGGCCGAGAACATGAACGGCAAGGAGGACGAGGACGGTTGCCCGGATCTCGTCCGGATCGTCGGCGACCAGATCAAGATCTCCGACAAGGTCTACTTCGCGACGAACAAGGACAAGATCCTCGACAAGTCGTTCGATCTGCTCAAGCAGGTGGCGGTCGTCATCCAGTCCAAGCCGGACATGAAGGTGCGGGTCGAGGGCCACACGGACGACGTCGGCAAGGACGCCAAGAACCTCAAGCTCTCGCAGCGGCGCGCGGAGAGCGTGGTGAAGTTCCTCGTCGACGAGGGCGTCGCGGCCGACCGGCTGACCGCCGAGGGCCTGGGCGAGACCAAGCCGATCGCGGACAACAAGAC encodes the following:
- a CDS encoding OmpA family protein, producing the protein MARFARTTISVVVLAALFAFAPTAIAEDAAGDNGDSEGASAELSVGGDALEPDAKEGGRPTHRQFNLHFAGGVLFGLGDDLSDAGHGDIGGQAAVGLDIVLVEPLALSIMGGFNPMAENDDESKAALRSVFIGAGLMLRMFSSDEGALFDGGTAAGSLWLDAHIDYFAHKLQDHGGYDIGLGYEFALWKDVNLGPYVRFQHVAWGEGLNFMEIAVGLMLSFGGTTGPDDRDGDGILDPDDKCPDEAEDKDGFEDADGCPDTDNDKDGVLDADDKCPDVAGIPEKQGCPNDDNDADGILNDVDKCPDEAEDVDEFEDEDGCPEADNDQDGVLDADDKCPTEKEDMDGFEDADGCPDNDNDGDGIPDATDQCPNEAENMNGKEDEDGCPDLVRIVGDQIKISDKVYFATNKDKILDKSFDLLKQVAVVIQSKPDMKVRVEGHTDDVGKDAKNLKLSQRRAESVVKFLVDEGVAADRLTAEGLGETKPIADNKTEEGRAENRRVEFHIVESAPAEAPAEAAPAPEAAPEPAPAPAPAEPAPATP